A window of the Streptomyces luomodiensis genome harbors these coding sequences:
- the nuoL gene encoding NADH-quinone oxidoreductase subunit L encodes MENLIGLLVAAPLLGAALLLCGGRRLDGKGHYLGTVLAAASFVIGAVLFAEMLGRGEHDRALHSKVFSWIPVGGFRADVAFQLDQLSMTFVLLITGVGTLIHIYSIGYMEHDERRRRFFGYLNLFLAAMLLLVLADNYLLLYVGWEGVGLASYLLIGFWQHKPSAATAAKKAFIVNRVGDMGLSIAIMLMFTTFGTFTFAPVLTDADHAGEGKLTAIGLMLLLAACGKSAQVPLQSWLGDAMEGPTPVSALIHAATMVTAGVYLITRSGAIFEGAPDAQVAVVTVGAVTLLFGAIVGCAKDDIKKALAGSTMSQIGYMVLAAGLGPIGYVFAIMHLVTHGFFKAGLFLGAGSVMHAMNDEVDMRKYGGLRRYMPVTFVTFGLGYLAIIGFPGLSGFWSKDKIIEAAFAKGGTEGWILGGAALLGAAITAYYMTRVMLLTFFGEKRWGTTPSPDEPSAEPAAESAGAHAEPHPHESPKSMTIPMIVLAVGSVFAGGLFSLNDSFLKWLEPVTGHSHGDSPLSAAAVTAGTMVVLAIGVALAWAQYGRRPVPRTAPRGSLLTRAARRDLLQDDFNHVALVKPGQYLTRGLVYVDHKLVDGVVNGTAASVGGLSGRLRRFQNGYARTYAVSMFGGAAVLIAATLLMRAV; translated from the coding sequence GTGGAGAACCTCATCGGATTGCTCGTCGCGGCGCCGCTGCTCGGCGCGGCCCTGCTGCTGTGCGGGGGGCGGCGGCTGGACGGCAAGGGCCATTACCTCGGCACGGTGCTCGCCGCGGCCTCCTTCGTGATCGGCGCGGTGCTCTTCGCCGAGATGCTCGGCCGCGGCGAGCACGACCGGGCCCTGCACAGCAAGGTCTTCAGCTGGATCCCGGTGGGCGGCTTCCGGGCGGACGTCGCCTTCCAGCTCGACCAGCTGTCGATGACCTTCGTGCTGCTGATCACCGGTGTGGGCACACTGATCCACATCTACTCGATCGGCTATATGGAGCACGACGAGCGCCGCCGCCGCTTCTTCGGCTATCTCAATCTCTTCCTCGCGGCGATGCTGCTGCTCGTCCTCGCCGACAACTACCTGTTGCTGTACGTCGGCTGGGAGGGCGTCGGCCTCGCCTCCTACCTGCTCATCGGCTTCTGGCAGCACAAGCCCAGTGCGGCGACGGCGGCCAAGAAGGCGTTCATCGTCAACCGCGTCGGCGATATGGGCCTGTCGATCGCGATCATGCTGATGTTCACGACGTTCGGGACCTTCACCTTCGCCCCGGTGCTGACGGACGCGGACCACGCGGGCGAGGGCAAGCTCACCGCGATCGGGCTGATGCTGCTGCTCGCCGCCTGCGGCAAGTCGGCCCAGGTGCCGCTGCAGTCCTGGCTCGGGGACGCGATGGAGGGCCCGACCCCGGTCTCGGCCCTGATCCACGCGGCGACCATGGTGACCGCCGGGGTGTATCTGATCACCCGCTCCGGCGCGATCTTCGAGGGCGCACCGGACGCCCAGGTCGCGGTGGTCACGGTCGGCGCGGTCACGCTCCTCTTCGGTGCGATCGTCGGTTGCGCCAAGGACGACATCAAGAAGGCCCTGGCCGGGTCCACCATGTCGCAGATCGGCTACATGGTCCTGGCCGCCGGGCTCGGCCCGATCGGCTATGTCTTCGCGATCATGCACCTGGTGACCCACGGCTTCTTCAAGGCGGGGCTCTTCCTCGGCGCCGGATCGGTCATGCACGCCATGAACGACGAGGTCGACATGCGCAAGTACGGCGGCCTGCGGAGGTACATGCCGGTCACCTTCGTCACCTTCGGGCTCGGCTACCTCGCGATCATCGGCTTCCCGGGTCTGTCCGGCTTCTGGTCCAAGGACAAGATCATCGAGGCGGCGTTCGCCAAGGGCGGCACCGAGGGCTGGATCCTCGGCGGCGCGGCCCTGCTGGGTGCGGCCATCACCGCGTACTACATGACGCGGGTGATGCTGCTGACCTTCTTCGGCGAGAAGCGCTGGGGCACCACCCCGTCGCCCGACGAGCCCAGCGCCGAGCCCGCCGCCGAGTCGGCCGGGGCACATGCGGAACCGCATCCGCACGAGTCGCCGAAGTCCATGACCATCCCCATGATCGTGCTGGCCGTGGGATCGGTCTTCGCGGGCGGGCTGTTCAGCCTCAACGACTCGTTCCTGAAGTGGCTGGAGCCGGTCACCGGCCACAGCCACGGCGACTCCCCGCTCAGTGCCGCGGCGGTCACCGCCGGGACGATGGTCGTGCTGGCGATCGGTGTCGCGCTCGCCTGGGCGCAGTACGGACGCCGGCCGGTGCCGCGGACCGCCCCGCGCGGATCCCTGCTCACCCGGGCCGCCCGGCGCGATCTGCTCCAGGACGACTTCAACCATGTCGCGCTCGTCAAACCCGGCCAGTATCTGACCCGCGGTCTGGTCTATGTCGATCACAAGCTGGTCGACGGGGTGGTCAACGGCACCGCGGCCTCGGTCGGCGGACTCTCCGGCCGGCTGCGGAGGTTCCAGAACGGCTACGCCCGTACGTACGCGGTCTCGATGTTCGGCGGTGCGGCGGTGCTCATCGCCGCGACCCTGCTGATGAGGGCGGTCTGA